A window of Gossypium hirsutum isolate 1008001.06 chromosome D13, Gossypium_hirsutum_v2.1, whole genome shotgun sequence genomic DNA:
ACAAGTGTCTATCATGACTGGACAAAAAGAGACAGCACAGAAACCTCAATCACAGTGTTAATAGATAGAGCAGTCCAGTCAATCCATGTGCATCAACTTTAATATGAATCGCACAGTTTGTTTTGCTAATGTAAATTATAATCCATTTCACCAAGAAGCACTGGGAGCCTTAAGGCAAGAAATGACCTACAGATACTCAATATAATTTGAAGTTTAGTTAATCTAGAAGCATCAAtgcaaaaccctaatttttcttttctGCTTTCCCAAGGTATCCACTGGAGCAAGCCCAGTGATTAATCCTAATTTAATCACTTCATGAAGGAACCTTCACATGATAAAACAGTTTTTAAGGATTGTATTTAGAACTCCATCTGTTGTCATGCAGATTCGGGTTTTCGGATTGAGAATAGTTGCCTTTTATAGTAATGCAAAATAAGTACATGACAAATGTAGGACACTGACAGCATAAAaatccttaaaaaaaaaaatcatataatccTGGCTCTCTAGTATTGAAGAAGAATTAACTTTACCTAGGCAGCGGACTTTGACAATGATACCCTGGCTCTCTAGTATTGAGTCCACATATAATCCTGAACCAGAGCATGTGGTACAAAGGACAGCACCTTTGGCCTGACAATCAGTGCAACGGGGGTTATCTCCAACTAATTTTTCAGCCAACGATACCCCAACCGGTTCTTCAATTCGCTCCTCGGGGATAGGTTTGTCATAACAAAATAGTGATTCGAGACTGCTTCTTCGTCTGTGTGCATCTCCCACTGCCCTAGCCTCAGCCTGTAACATCAAAAGTCACCATTTCAGTCATACACATCATAGACAACTTATTTAGATGGCGAATCAGAATCACAATATTCAGACAACCCGACAGCACAATTATCTTAACAGTATCAGATATCAAAGCAACCACAAGAAAGCAACCTGATAATGATTTTCGATGAACATAACAAAAGCAACGCAATAAGAAAAACAAGATCAGCAAGTTTTCCTAACAATAAAGGATTAATTTGATTGGTTCTATTGCTACTTGCATTTTGCTATTCGTATTTGtaaaaagcttctagaatgcaaaaaagtctaaataaaattcaaaagttgattaaaaatgaaaaatatagtaaaatttagCACCATTTCTAACATAGTTCTATACAAAAAGTAAAAACATTAACTTCTTTATTGGATTTCTTAATTGTTTAAGCATATTGTTGGGGTTCGTATCCAATATGTCTTCTGTAATTTGGTGTTTACCTTTCTTACGCAGATTGAGCGTGAATGTgtgatacaggtatgtatccGAC
This region includes:
- the LOC107937431 gene encoding protein PHOTOSYSTEM I ASSEMBLY 2, chloroplastic, whose protein sequence is MELALNISSPLIFPTNSTPKLKKINKISYGFGSNGSYPTSKICAVCSNGSGSSSSSSHGAEARAVGDAHRRRSSLESLFCYDKPIPEERIEEPVGVSLAEKLVGDNPRCTDCQAKGAVLCTTCSGSGLYVDSILESQGIIVKVRCLGCGGSGNIMCLECGGRGHLGSE